The following are encoded together in the Juglans microcarpa x Juglans regia isolate MS1-56 chromosome 2D, Jm3101_v1.0, whole genome shotgun sequence genome:
- the LOC121248652 gene encoding xyloglucan endotransglucosylase/hydrolase protein 2-like — protein MGFSVPAFLLLFLLPLLDDLVLSSTEGTDIISFYENYNVTWGFDHVLSLNQGREIQLSMDSSSGAGFASKLSYASGFFHLKMKLPDRDSAGVVTAFYLTSNGNKHDELDFEFLGNREGKPYTLQTNVFVNGQGNREQRILLWFDPTADFHTYKILWNQHQIVFFVDDTPIRVFKNMKRDIGVEYPSQPMQIEASLWNGDSWATDGGQTKTNWSNAPFKAHFQGFEIGACSVDHDQINSGADFEHCYSTGYWWNTEKYWELNHKEQREYENVRNMYMNYDYCSDRTRYPTDHLPLECLHH, from the exons ATGGGGTTTTCAGTACCCGCTTTCTTACTACTGTTCCTCCTACCACTCCTTGATGATCTGGTGCTTTCAAGTACTGAAGGCACTGACATTATTAGCTTTTACGAAAACTATAATGTTACTTGGGGTTTTGATCACGTCTTATCTCTAAATCAAGGGAGAGAAATCCAGCTCTCAATGGATAGTTCTTCGG GGGCTGGTTTCGCATCCAAGTTAAGCTATGCCTCTGGATTCTTTcatttgaagatgaagctaCCCGACAGGGATTCCGCTGGAGTAGTTACTGCTTTCTAT CTAACCTCTAATGGTAATAAGCATGATGAGCTGGATTTCGAGTTCTTGGGGAATAGGGAAGGGAAGCCGTACACATTGCAAACAAATGTATTTGTAAATGGTCAAGGGAATAGGGAGCAAAGAATTCTACTTTGGTTTGATCCCACGGCAGATTTTCATACCTACAAAATTCTCTGGAACCAACACCAGATTGT ATTTTTTGTGGATGATACGCCCATCAGAGTGTTCAAGAACATGAAGAGAGACATAGGAGTTGAGTATCCATCACAGCCAATGCAAATCGAAGCCAGCTTGTGGAATGGAGATAGCTGGGCTACCGATGGAGGCCAAACAAAAACGAattggagtaatgcaccatttAAAGCACACTTTCAAGGATTTGAAATCGGTGCCTGCTCAGTTGATCATGATCAGATCAACTCAGGCGCCGACTTTGAACATTGTTATTCTACCGGGTATTGGTGGAATACGGAGAAGTACTGGGAGCTGAATCATAAAGAGCAACGAGAATACGAGAACGTGAGAAATATGTACATGAACTATGATTATTGTTCTGATAGGACTAGATACCCTACCGATCATCTTCCCCTCGAGTGCCTtcaccattaa